One Rosa chinensis cultivar Old Blush chromosome 5, RchiOBHm-V2, whole genome shotgun sequence genomic region harbors:
- the LOC112167038 gene encoding UDP-glycosyltransferase 76E2, translated as MEMQKRTPRGQRLVLVPTPYQGHINPMLQLGTFLHSKGFSITIVHTHFNSPSPSNHPEFTFIPIQDGLTVPLVSSGNIIAILLALNANCKASFEQCLTTQVMKQEPGKKITCIIYDEFMYFSEAAANYLNIPSIILRTTSAANFHARSTVVELHSKGHIPFPDSMSSEPVPQLHPLRFKDLPISPWDTLENFLKLVVKSHDVGRSSAIICNTIDCLDQSSLARIQKHCQVPIFCIGPLHKITTAASSSLLEEDTSCIEWLDKQSHKSVIYVSLGSIASIGEKELAEMAWGLANSKQPFLWVIRPGSITGSDWIELLPQEFREAIGERGFIVKWAPQREVLAHGAVGGFWTHCGWNSTLESISEGVPMICKPCFSDQKVHARYVSKVWRLGLELEDEFERGKIERAVRKLMVNSDGEEIRARAKDMKERIQVSMSKGGSNYKRKSELVEFIMALQAVTTAVSSH; from the exons ATGGAGATGCAAAAGAGAACCCCGAGAGGTCAGAGATTGGTCCTAGTTCCAACCCCATACCAAGGCCACATAAACCCAATGCTTCAGTTGGGTACGTTTCTTCACTCAAAGGGATTTTCCATTACCATCGTTCACACCCATTTCAACTCTCCAAGCCCTTCCAACCACCCTGAGTTCACATTCATTCCGATTCAAGACGGCCTAACTGTTCCTCTAGTTTCATCCGGGAATATAATAGCTATTCTGTTGGCTCTCAATGCCAATTGCAAAGCGAGTTTCGAACAATGTTTGACTACTCAAGTAATGAAACAAGAACCGGGGAAGAAGATCACCTGCATCATCTACGATGAATTCATGTACTTCTCTGAAGCTGCTGCTAATTATCTGAATATTCCAAGCATCATCCTCCGTACTACCAGTGCAGCCAACTTTCATGCTCGATCTACCGTCGTAGAACTTCATTCAAAAGGCCACATTCCCTTCCCAG ACTCCATGTCATCGGAGCCGGTGCCCCAACTACATCCCCTCAGATTCAAGGATCTGCCCATCTCACCCTGGGACACGTTAGAAAACTTCTTAAAACTAGTAGTTAAGTCGCATGATGTTGGGAGATCTTCGGCCATCATTTGTAATACCATAGACTGCCTTGACCAATCATCACTAGCACGGATCCAAAAACATTGCCAAGTACCGATCTTCTGCATAGGCCCTCTTCACAAAATCACAACAGCGGCCTCTAGTAGTTTACTTGAAGAGGACACAAGCTGCATTGAGTGGCTTGACAAGCAATCTCACAAGTCAGTTATCTATGTCAGTTTGGGGAGTATAGCATCGATTGGTGAGAAAGAACTGGCAGAAATGGCTTGGGGATTAGCCAACAGCAAGCAACCTTTTTTGTGGGTGATCAGACCTGGCTCCATTACCGGCTCAGATTGGATCGAGCTATTGCCTCAAGAGTTTAGAGAAGCTATTGGAGAAAGAGGTTTCATAGTGAAATGGGCACCCCAAAGGGAAGTTTTGGCTCATGGTGCTGTGGGCGGGTTTTGGACCCATTGTGGCTGGAATTCAACTCTTGAAAGCATATCTGAAGGGGTTCCGATGATTTGCAAACCATGTTTTAGTGATCAGAAGGTGCATGCGAGGTATGTTAGCAAAGTATGGAGACTAGGTTTAGAATTGGAGGATGAGTTTGAGAGAGGAAAGATAGAGAGAGCTGTTAGGAAACTCATGGTAAATAGTGATGGGGAAGAAATAAGGGCGAGGGCCAAGGATATGAAAGAGAGAATACAAGTTTCTATGAGCAAGGGTGGATCTAACTACAAAAGAAAGAGTGAACTTGTTGAATTCATTATGGCGTTACAAGCTGTAACAACAGCAGTGTCTTCACATTAG